The region TCTTCGTCGTCTACGGCTCGGTGAGCCACCTGGTCGACATGTCGGCCGTCAAGGTGCTCGAGCGCGAGTACCCGCTGCTGACGCCCAAGGAGGTCAACGCCGCGGTCAAGACCCGGCTGCGCCGCGAGATCGTGGTCATCGGCGCGTGCATCGGGACCGACGCGCACACCGTCGGCATCGACGCGATCCTCAACATCAAGGGCTTCGCCGGCGAGAAGGGGCTCGAGTACTACCGCGAGCTCAAGGTGGTCAACCTCGGCGCCCAGGTGCTCGTGCCTGACCTTGTGGCGCGGGCCCGGGCCGAGAAGGCCGACGCGGTGCTGGTCTCCCAGGTGGTGACCCAGCGCGACGCACACCTGAGGAACACCAAGGAGATGTCCGCCGCCTTCCGCGAGGCCTACCCGGCCGGCCAGGCCCCGCTGCTCGTCGTCGGCGGGCCGCGGTTCGACGAGCACGCCACCGAGGAGCTGGGG is a window of Actinomycetes bacterium DNA encoding:
- a CDS encoding OAM dimerization domain-containing protein; the encoded protein is MKKIVRPYGDTTGDGMVQVSFTLPVPHDKRAEGAALQLARKMGMDPALVVHAKPVGADFTFFVVYGSVSHLVDMSAVKVLEREYPLLTPKEVNAAVKTRLRREIVVIGACIGTDAHTVGIDAILNIKGFAGEKGLEYYRELKVVNLGAQVLVPDLVARARAEKADAVLVSQVVTQRDAHLRNTKEMSAAFREAYPAGQAPLLVVGGPRFDEHATEELGVDRIFGRGTTPGEVASYLVHALTERHTGGARR